A DNA window from Streptomyces bacillaris contains the following coding sequences:
- a CDS encoding DUF2510 domain-containing protein, with product MTFAPPPGWYPDAGTPGTERWWDGTAWTAHTRPLGAATAPYEPAPQPYASESARQPYAPQTFGPPQPAPRGGGRTKVLAIALAGLIVLGSAVTAVVLLGRDDSGTRAAPAPSPPAPAATTPAPSATPSSEDGAPGDDPAVLVDQLNGITLAVPEGWEKAKTSTGGVPTMRTAVSYDCPGTSGFCYRGTVSTRTARADQTDPKAIAEADITTAADKAYEEDTLGRRTHGGITSHQVLKEGPVAVAGRTGYLVRWRVVTGKGPGGVVQSVAFPSTAGAGTPVIVRFAFDADRPELPLPLMDTITRSIRPIGDSTTNGGVGSTIGP from the coding sequence ATGACCTTCGCGCCGCCGCCCGGCTGGTACCCGGACGCGGGCACACCCGGCACCGAGCGCTGGTGGGACGGCACGGCCTGGACCGCGCACACCCGCCCGCTCGGCGCCGCCACCGCCCCGTACGAACCGGCCCCACAGCCGTATGCGTCCGAGTCGGCCCGACAACCGTACGCACCGCAGACGTTCGGGCCCCCGCAGCCCGCTCCCCGGGGCGGCGGCCGGACGAAGGTCCTGGCGATCGCCCTGGCGGGCCTCATCGTCCTGGGCTCGGCCGTCACCGCCGTCGTCCTGCTGGGCCGCGACGACAGCGGTACGCGAGCGGCCCCGGCCCCCAGCCCGCCCGCCCCGGCCGCCACCACACCCGCCCCCTCCGCCACGCCCTCCTCGGAGGACGGCGCCCCGGGAGACGACCCCGCCGTCCTCGTCGACCAGCTCAACGGGATCACGCTGGCGGTGCCCGAGGGCTGGGAGAAGGCGAAGACCTCCACCGGCGGCGTCCCCACCATGCGGACCGCCGTCTCCTACGACTGCCCCGGCACCTCCGGCTTCTGCTACCGGGGCACGGTCTCCACCCGGACCGCCCGCGCCGACCAGACCGACCCCAAGGCCATCGCGGAGGCCGACATCACCACGGCCGCCGACAAGGCCTACGAGGAGGACACCCTCGGCCGGCGCACCCACGGCGGGATCACCTCCCACCAGGTGCTCAAGGAGGGGCCGGTGGCGGTCGCCGGGCGCACCGGCTACCTGGTGCGCTGGCGGGTCGTCACCGGGAAGGGCCCCGGCGGGGTGGTGCAGTCCGTGGCGTTCCCCTCGACGGCGGGCGCCGGGACCCCGGTGATCGTCCGGTTCGCCTTCGACGCGGACCGGCCGGAGCTGCCGCTCCCCCTGATGGACACGATCACCCGGTCCATCCGCCCGATCGGGGACAGCACGACGAACGGCGGCGTGGGCTCGACGATCGGCCCCTGA
- a CDS encoding amino acid deaminase/aldolase has protein sequence MTARAADRARYDRATAHLDAPLAIVDLEAFDDNADDLAARAGGKPIRVASKSVRCRALLERVLARPGFAGIMSFTLAESLWLARAGFDDVLLAYPSADRAAFAELAADPKLAAAVTVMVDDHSQLELIDASRAGGREEIRVCLELDTSLRLLGGRIRIGALRSPLRSPAQLAELARSVARRPGFRLVGLMAYEGHVAGVGDAVAGRPLRSRAIRLMQAAARKELAVRRAEVVRAVRAVAPELEFVNGGGTGSVQHTAAEAAVTEIAAGSGLYVPRLFDNYTSFTARPAALFAQPVVRRPGVGVVTVLGGGYPASGAAGADRSPVPYLPEGLRYDAQEGAGEVQTPLLGSPADDLLIGDKVWFRHAKAGELCERFDALQLIEGDRITATVPTYRGEGKTFL, from the coding sequence ATGACTGCCCGCGCCGCCGACCGGGCCCGGTACGACCGGGCCACCGCCCATCTCGACGCCCCGCTGGCGATCGTCGATCTGGAGGCGTTCGACGACAACGCCGACGATCTGGCGGCCCGGGCGGGCGGGAAGCCGATCCGGGTGGCGAGCAAGTCCGTGCGGTGCCGGGCCCTGTTGGAGCGGGTGCTCGCGCGGCCCGGGTTCGCCGGGATCATGTCGTTCACGCTGGCGGAGTCGCTCTGGCTGGCGCGGGCCGGGTTCGACGACGTCCTGCTGGCGTATCCGTCGGCGGACCGGGCCGCCTTCGCGGAACTGGCCGCCGACCCGAAGCTGGCCGCGGCCGTGACGGTGATGGTGGACGACCACTCCCAGCTGGAGCTGATCGACGCCTCCCGGGCCGGTGGGCGGGAGGAGATCCGGGTCTGCCTGGAGCTGGACACCTCGCTGCGGCTGCTGGGCGGCCGGATCAGGATCGGCGCGCTGCGCTCTCCCCTGCGCTCTCCCGCCCAACTCGCCGAGCTGGCCCGCTCGGTGGCGCGCCGGCCGGGGTTCCGGCTGGTGGGGCTGATGGCGTACGAGGGGCATGTCGCCGGGGTCGGGGACGCGGTGGCCGGGCGGCCGCTGCGGTCCCGGGCGATCCGGCTGATGCAGGCCGCCGCCCGCAAGGAGCTGGCGGTCCGGCGGGCCGAGGTGGTGCGGGCCGTGCGGGCGGTCGCGCCGGAGCTGGAGTTCGTCAACGGCGGCGGCACCGGCAGTGTGCAGCACACGGCGGCCGAGGCCGCGGTCACGGAGATCGCGGCCGGGTCGGGGCTCTACGTGCCCCGCCTCTTCGACAACTACACCTCGTTCACCGCCCGCCCGGCCGCCCTCTTCGCCCAGCCCGTGGTGCGGCGGCCCGGCGTGGGCGTGGTGACGGTGCTCGGCGGCGGCTACCCGGCGTCGGGGGCGGCGGGCGCGGACCGCTCCCCCGTCCCGTACCTCCCCGAAGGGCTGCGCTACGACGCGCAGGAGGGCGCGGGCGAGGTCCAGACGCCGCTGCTCGGCTCCCCCGCCGACGATCTGCTGATCGGGGACAAGGTCTGGTTCCGGCATGCCAAGGCCGGTGAGCTGTGCGAGCGCTTCGACGCGCTCCAGCTGATCGAGGGCGACCGGATCACGGCGACCGTTCCGACGTATCGAGGGGAAGGGAAGACCTTCCTCTGA
- the mycP gene encoding type VII secretion-associated serine protease mycosin — MTRRRPHRVLAAVCAAAVLALTPAAPAHADAIRDQQWALAALHTDRAWQTTKGAGITVAVLDTGVDGSHPDLVGQVLPGKDLVGFGATRGDSSWALHGTAMAGIIAGRGNGPGRADGVLGIAPEVKILPVRVILESKDPARAKARKTRGTALADGIRWAADNGADVINLSLGDDSESAHPDPGEDSAIQYALSKGISVVASAGNGGEKGDRISYPAAYPGVIAVAAVDEYGTHASFSTRRWYATVSAPGVDIVVANPDGHYYIEWGTSAAAAFVSGAVALVRAAHPGLDPAQIKKLLADTARDAPDGGRDDARGYGMVDPAEAIEAGSRLRPGDLGAQAAPAGHREKYFGPGPTPPPADDDPVNWAAPLAGGLGAALLAAAVVLWRGRNAPGRY; from the coding sequence ATGACCCGACGACGACCCCACCGCGTCCTCGCCGCGGTCTGCGCCGCCGCCGTCCTCGCGCTCACCCCCGCCGCCCCCGCCCACGCGGACGCCATCCGCGACCAGCAGTGGGCCCTGGCGGCCCTGCACACCGACCGCGCCTGGCAGACCACGAAGGGCGCGGGCATCACCGTCGCCGTCCTGGACACCGGCGTCGACGGCTCCCACCCCGACCTGGTCGGCCAGGTGCTCCCCGGCAAGGACCTCGTCGGCTTCGGCGCCACCCGCGGCGACTCCTCCTGGGCCCTGCACGGCACCGCGATGGCCGGGATCATCGCCGGACGCGGCAACGGCCCCGGCCGCGCCGACGGCGTCCTCGGCATCGCCCCCGAGGTCAAGATCCTGCCCGTCCGGGTCATCCTGGAGTCCAAGGACCCCGCCCGCGCCAAGGCCCGCAAGACCCGCGGCACCGCCCTCGCCGACGGCATCCGCTGGGCCGCCGACAACGGCGCCGACGTCATCAACCTCTCCCTGGGCGACGACAGCGAGTCCGCCCACCCCGACCCGGGCGAGGACTCCGCCATCCAGTACGCCCTCTCCAAGGGCATCTCCGTGGTCGCCTCGGCGGGCAACGGCGGCGAGAAGGGGGACCGGATCTCCTACCCGGCCGCCTACCCCGGCGTGATCGCGGTCGCCGCCGTCGACGAGTACGGAACCCACGCCTCCTTCTCCACCCGCCGCTGGTACGCCACCGTCAGCGCGCCCGGCGTCGACATCGTCGTCGCCAACCCGGACGGCCACTACTACATCGAGTGGGGCACGTCGGCGGCCGCCGCGTTCGTCTCCGGAGCCGTCGCCCTGGTCCGCGCGGCCCACCCCGGCCTCGACCCCGCCCAGATCAAGAAGCTTCTCGCGGACACCGCCCGCGACGCCCCCGACGGAGGCCGCGACGACGCCCGGGGGTACGGGATGGTCGACCCGGCGGAGGCCATCGAGGCGGGCTCCCGGCTGCGCCCCGGCGACCTCGGCGCCCAGGCCGCCCCGGCGGGCCACCGCGAGAAGTACTTCGGCCCCGGCCCCACCCCGCCGCCCGCCGACGACGACCCGGTCAACTGGGCCGCCCCGCTAGCCGGCGGCCTCGGCGCGGCCCTGCTGGCAGCGGCGGTCGTCCTCTGGCGCGGCCGGAACGCCCCCGGCCGCTACTGA
- a CDS encoding SseB family protein — MALKNIPDPGFSDDDGSASPALTGALDAWSKDRTAVGPVLTALREARLLVPVVAVLGEVEEDENGLRREKTSDMAVPTLKAGDRRALPAFTSTDSLARWDPEARPVAVPLHQALQAAAHEKADTLVLDLAGPVAFELSGQALLALAENRTTTDPLQDPAVLDAVRDVVAAEPAVLRAHLGPGRADGTLALVLAPDAVPAEAARRVAEALSASEALRARLVGGLDLALLPAGAAAPGEPLFSR; from the coding sequence GTGGCGCTCAAGAACATTCCGGACCCCGGTTTCTCCGACGACGACGGCTCGGCCTCTCCCGCCCTGACCGGCGCACTCGACGCCTGGTCGAAGGACCGCACCGCCGTCGGCCCGGTCCTCACCGCCCTCCGGGAGGCCCGGCTCCTCGTTCCCGTCGTCGCCGTCCTCGGTGAGGTCGAGGAGGACGAGAACGGGCTGCGGCGCGAGAAGACCAGCGACATGGCCGTCCCCACCCTCAAGGCCGGTGACCGGCGTGCGCTGCCCGCCTTCACCTCGACCGACTCGCTGGCCCGCTGGGACCCCGAGGCGCGCCCCGTCGCCGTACCGCTGCACCAGGCGCTGCAGGCCGCCGCGCACGAGAAGGCCGACACCCTGGTGCTGGACCTCGCCGGACCCGTCGCCTTCGAGCTGAGCGGCCAGGCGCTCCTGGCCCTGGCGGAGAACCGGACCACCACCGACCCGCTCCAGGACCCGGCGGTGCTCGACGCCGTACGGGACGTGGTCGCCGCCGAGCCCGCCGTGCTCCGCGCCCACCTGGGCCCGGGCCGGGCGGACGGCACCCTCGCCCTGGTCCTCGCCCCGGACGCGGTCCCCGCCGAGGCGGCCCGCCGGGTGGCCGAGGCGCTCTCCGCCAGCGAGGCGCTGAGGGCCCGGCTGGTCGGCGGCCTGGACCTGGCCCTGCTCCCGGCCGGAGCCGCCGCACCGGGGGAGCCCCTCTTCAGCCGCTGA
- a CDS encoding DUF1844 domain-containing protein: MSDATPTSSENPGFDAMARDIAEVPAVEVIVTVAVNLMSAAAVKLGLTEEGEEHKDLDEARKLVHALAGLLDASTTEISTFHASPLRDGLKSLQLAFREASLVPDEPGQGPGEKYTGPVYG, translated from the coding sequence ATGAGCGACGCGACCCCCACCAGCAGTGAGAACCCCGGCTTCGACGCCATGGCCCGCGACATCGCGGAGGTCCCCGCCGTCGAGGTCATCGTGACGGTCGCCGTCAACCTGATGAGCGCGGCGGCGGTGAAGCTCGGCCTCACGGAGGAGGGCGAGGAGCACAAGGACCTGGACGAGGCCCGCAAGCTGGTCCACGCCCTGGCCGGGCTGCTGGACGCCTCCACCACGGAGATCAGCACCTTCCACGCCTCGCCGCTGCGCGACGGCCTGAAGTCCCTCCAGCTCGCCTTCCGCGAGGCCTCGCTGGTGCCGGACGAGCCGGGCCAGGGTCCGGGCGAGAAGTACACGGGCCCGGTCTACGGCTAG
- the infC gene encoding translation initiation factor IF-3: MSAEPRINDRIRVPEVRLVGPSGEQVGIVPLAKALELAQEYDLDLVEVAATARPPVCKLMDYGKFKYESAMKAREARKNQAHTVIKEMKLRPKIDPHDYDTKKGHVVRFLKQGDKVKITIMFRGREQSRPELGFRLLQRLASDVEDLGFIESNPKQDGRNMIMVLGPHKKKTEAMAEAREAQAARKAGRQGSTDAASEDGAAEASGETPSEA, translated from the coding sequence ATCAGCGCCGAGCCCCGCATCAACGACCGGATTCGCGTTCCCGAGGTCCGACTTGTCGGTCCCAGTGGCGAGCAGGTCGGGATTGTTCCGCTTGCCAAGGCCCTGGAACTCGCACAGGAGTACGACCTCGACCTGGTCGAGGTGGCGGCGACAGCCCGTCCGCCCGTGTGCAAGCTCATGGACTACGGGAAGTTCAAGTACGAGTCGGCCATGAAGGCCCGTGAGGCGCGCAAGAACCAGGCGCACACGGTCATCAAGGAGATGAAGCTCCGGCCGAAGATCGACCCGCACGACTATGACACCAAGAAGGGTCACGTCGTCCGGTTCCTCAAGCAGGGCGACAAGGTCAAGATCACGATCATGTTCCGTGGTCGTGAGCAGTCCCGTCCCGAGCTGGGCTTCCGACTGCTCCAGCGTCTCGCTTCGGACGTGGAGGACCTGGGCTTCATCGAGTCCAACCCGAAGCAGGACGGCCGGAACATGATCATGGTTCTGGGCCCGCACAAGAAGAAGACCGAAGCCATGGCCGAGGCCCGCGAGGCCCAGGCCGCCCGCAAGGCGGGGCGTCAGGGTTCGACCGACGCCGCGTCCGAGGACGGCGCCGCCGAGGCTTCGGGCGAGACACCTTCCGAGGCGTGA
- the rpmI gene encoding 50S ribosomal protein L35 codes for MPKNKTHSGASKRFKVTGSGKVLRERAGKRHLLEHKSSKKTRSLTGTVVVAPADAKKIKKLLGK; via the coding sequence ATGCCGAAGAACAAGACGCACAGCGGTGCCAGCAAGCGCTTCAAGGTCACCGGCTCCGGCAAGGTGCTCCGCGAGAGGGCCGGCAAGCGCCACCTGCTCGAGCACAAGTCGTCCAAGAAGACCCGCTCGCTGACCGGCACGGTCGTCGTGGCTCCGGCCGACGCCAAGAAGATCAAGAAGCTTCTCGGCAAGTGA
- the rplT gene encoding 50S ribosomal protein L20 yields the protein MARVKRAVNAHKKRRAILEQASGYRGQRSRLYRKAKEQVTHSLVYNYNDRKKRKGDFRQLWIQRINAAARQNGMTYNRLIQGLKAANIEVDRKILAELAVNDANAFAALVEVAQKALPSDVNAPKAA from the coding sequence GTGGCACGCGTCAAGCGGGCAGTCAACGCCCACAAGAAGCGCCGGGCGATCCTCGAGCAGGCCAGCGGCTACCGCGGTCAGCGTTCGCGCCTGTACCGCAAGGCCAAGGAGCAGGTCACCCACTCCCTGGTCTACAACTACAACGACCGCAAGAAGCGCAAGGGCGACTTCCGTCAGCTGTGGATCCAGCGCATCAACGCCGCTGCCCGCCAGAACGGCATGACGTACAACCGCCTCATCCAGGGTCTGAAGGCCGCCAACATCGAGGTGGACCGCAAGATCCTGGCCGAGCTCGCGGTCAACGACGCCAACGCGTTCGCCGCCCTCGTCGAGGTCGCCCAGAAGGCCCTCCCGAGCGACGTCAACGCCCCGAAGGCCGCCTGA